acactgtaaaaatatattgaaacaGAAAACGGTTACAtacaattgtaataatatttcattataatactgattttattgtatttttgatcaaataaatgcagccttggtgagcataatcttttgaacagtagttatGGGATTTTCTTAACGCTTTTTTACACGGCACATAAACATGAAAAtgatataaatttaaataacttCTATTATGACCGAGCAACAAAAGACGACACGAAAAAactaaaagctgtttttgtgttGAGAGCCATCTATATGCTGTGCTACCATGTACATGCCACAACAAATTAGTTTGATGGGTCTGCTGGCATTGAGCTCATTCTGTATGTGATCGTAACCCGCAATCCCCTTGTTTGTCCTCTCCTGCCTCTGAAACGAGAATGAGGTCAAAGTGTTCCCTCACTGCTTAATATAAGACTCTTTAAACACTGCTCGGAggcactaattgaaaaaaaaacagaaattatatgTAAAACAGGCTGTAGAGGGTGGAGAAAAATGACTCAGAAAATCTGAAAGATGTAGAGGAAATGGACTGAAGAAACTTTTCACAAATAGGGTAAAAATAGGACccaaaaccatttaaaacatgaaaactctCAAAGTAGTTTTGGCATGTTAATGAATATGGCAATGTTAAcatatttggtcttggcagacTAGAACTGATActctgctgctgttgattattgctgctgctgtgacTGCATGTTCTTGCTACCACTAATAGatacacactgctgtgagcatgtaagatgctgctgctgcataaatagacATACATTAATTCTAAAGCAGATCTacgcaggtggagctgggggagggagagggtttcagaggaactctgCTGCAGGAGTAGCCTACAGTGAACACTGAAACAGACTCTTTGAATGATGAGCGAGCAATCTCATTGactgcaggatcagcagaggccaatcagaTTGCACcggtaatgatgtgattgcatgTAAATGACCTGTCAGCCTGCGCCGCCCTCTAGatattaaaaagtttttttgctATTTcaaagggccctattttaacgatctaagcacatggtctaaagcgcatgTTGCAAGTGCACTTAtggcgtgtccgaatccacttttgctagtttaaggaaCGGAAAAATGGTCGGTGCACCAGGTGCAtcgtctaaaagggttgtccctattctcttaatgagtaatgggtgtttTTGGGAGTAACGTAGAGTCAAAGTCAGAGTCTTATCATCTAtcccctttaaaagccagttgcgatCAAGCCATGGCGAATTCGCTGTTTAAATGGTGGAATTTGCAAgcagaaaagctgaacgcttctctagtgaggattaaagggttagttcaccaaaaaatgaaaattctgtcatttattactcaccctcaagtcgttccaaacccgtaagacctttgttaatcttcagaacacaaattaagatattttttttgaaatctgatggctcagtgaggcctgcatagggggcaatgacatttcctctctcaagatccataaaggtactaaaaacatatttaaatcagttcatgtgagtacagtggttcaatattaatattataaagcgacgagaatatttttggtgcgccaaaaaaaaaaaaaaaaacaacgacttatttagtgatggccgatttcaaaacactgcttcatgaagcatcagagcacaaatgaatcagtgtatcgaatctgctgttcagagcgccaaagtcacgtgatttcagccgttggcagtttgacatgcaatctgaatcatgattcgatacactgattcatttatgctccgatgcttcatgacgcactgttttgaaatcggccatcactaaataagtcgttattttgtttctttatggcgcaccaaaaatattctcatcgctttgtaatattaatattgaaccactgtactcacatgaaccgatttagatgtgcttttagtacctttatggatcttgagagaggaagtgtcattgctccccatgcaggcctcacggagccatcggatttcaactaaaatatcttaatttgtgttctgaagatgaacgaaggtcttacgggtgtggaacggcatgagggtgagtaataaatgacagaattttcatttttgggtgaactaaccctttaacctcgCGAACGAGCAGACCATCTACAGGAAAAGCTGGATTCCaccaaagtatttttttctttatgcacacaataataattttttacattgtaatccttttattttaaatatttggtatgtttgtgtgctgctgcacgtccctgtgtgtgtaataagcagagtgtacgtgtgttgtgcacccgcatataggcacatattactaatacgctctttaaataacaaaacaaatattgcaccattgactttagaccaggtttcagttggtctaTTTctgttgcctcaaaatagcaacctgaacctgaacacacctcgttttcagaccagcacgcccatgggcacACAAATGGACAATATATACactacaaaatatatattatgaatATACTACAAACCCAGTATGGGTAAGCTAGTCTGGGACCAGATGTtaatagaaaattatatttcttataaattacagaaacatatttatttagtcattttcaACACTATGGTTTGTGAAAAATTTGAGAAAATGGAATGAAATTATTTACTTGACTTCCAGTCATGTTGTAGAAAGAGTTCAAATTGTGTtgcttttaaagtgtatttttaaagttttttttatgttttgtgtaaTTGGGTAAATTGTGCGATAAATGCAAACTCTGTTCCAAAATGaactaaatatatattcaacatATAATGCTTTACAAATATTGGACACCAAAGTATACCATATTTATGGAAAGCGCCGAGAAGATATGTATGAatgtgagaaagaaagaaataaggGGGCAGAAGATGATAAATAACAGATAATAACAAAGAACAAAAAGAGTGAGAGGTGTCACCTGAAGTTGTGCATAAACTGTTTGAATTTGTCGGCTCTCTGGGACAGAGGCAGCACAATGTTAATGGGCATGTTGGCCGTCTCCACAAGCTCACTTTTCACTTTCATGAGGGGGCCGAAGGGGCGGAAGAGAACCAGCCTGCGGAACTCTTGTTTCTGCTCACCACGGAAGGTCAGCTCGTACAGCGTGCCCTTGTCCTTTTCGGTGCGCGCTATGCCTGCGGAGATGAGAAGACATTGAGAACAGTGAAGAAAAGGAACCATTTTCCCGAACACCCACATGGACACACGCACAAGCAAAGCAAAATTCAAAGAAAACTAAAAGGACAAGCTCAAGGACACATACCATAaagataaacacacaaacatgaagGAAGACACACACATCAAGATTACAAATGCAGGCATTCAAAAGATTTTCACAAATCTCTAGACTGTAAAACCCAgaggaaaataacattttattgctcaatttTTCTCTAGATGTTTCTACTCAGATGTTTCTTTGTTGTCAAATTCGAGGACAGCGCAAGACATTTTTAGGTTCTCTTCTGAAACTCTGGAGACAGTGGGTCTCATTCATTAACAATTGCATGgattatttcatatttacatgtaAAGGAGAACTTCTCATGTCTcttgtttttgtaaatgtataatatattttagtacgaaatgtatttgaaaatgtgaaaatgtcattttttttgcagATTTCACAAACATATTTTAGCTTTCAAACACTTAGTGAATGAGAATGTAATTGagataaatctcatttgttgtttttatttcctATTGGAATATATGAAAATTCATAATTGATAAACAACATACAAAATCAAATACTGACATTAAGTGTGACATATAACTAACTAGACTTATAGGATATAAGCATCAAATTAGATCTTTTTATTATCTTGAGTGACAGCAATGAGATTTCTCAGTAGAAAAAGGGGCTAGCAAAGTCTGTAATGAAAAGTCACACATTTCAATTTCAACTCtaacatttctcatcaaattcttTGAAGATCAAATTATCTAGACATGGAATTATGAGAAGAAATTTCAGAAGAAACATCTGGGTAGATGTTGAGATGGCAGGGGCACCAGGTCATCTGAGGCTTGGGTAACATACATTCATGCTTCTGAAAATGATCCAAATAAACTCTTTAGAGAGATCTGCACTGTACAGCATCAAATGTGTATTGTACGGGTTCCATATCAGTTGTGCTGATAGTGCTATAAAAGGCATAATAACTCTTATTCTAGAGGAAAATCATGCTCATGTAAGGTTTGCACAAAACATTACCATTCAGTTAAGGGTTGTATTATGAAGTATGTATACTTCACAGCTTCATACTTCATTAGCTTTAGTAGCAAAGTGTGGTAATACTGTTATGATCTATACTGGGAAGTATGTGGATCTAATTTGTGGTAAATTGGTATAAAAGTTGCTACGGTGTTCTGTGCTGTGTTTAAAACGTTTCTATGCAATTTTCAGTTGCAACAGTGTTCTTGAGTGTGGATGGTTTCTGCAATATGCGGTTGCCTACTGGACAAAGTCAACAGATCCCACCTTCATGATATTCTGGTCTATTGATATGTTTCAAGTCCTTCTTTTAATATAAGTCTGTGGGATTTTTTCACCTGTTTTATTGTCTGCCTGGTGAAATGCGTAAGTTTGATCATTTAGATCAATTAAAGCACACCTCAACAAGCCATACAAGTTTGTCCAAATCCCTAACCCAAAGCAGCAAAAGTGATATCTGCCTTAGCAAACCAGCAAAGTGGAATAATTATCATGTCCAGCCCTTTCCATTCCacacataaaatgcatttatggGAAAAGCAGGGCCATTAGGGAAGCCACCTGAATCAATACAAGCTAACACCAAAGACATCAAAGCATAACCCGCAGGCTCAACTCTACCTCACTGAAAAACTAGCTACAGtaaataagacaaaacatttCTTCACTCAACATAATCACGTGAGTTACCGAACATTGGTAACATTAGCTGCACATTTAGCATGACCCGGGATCTCTTTCCCTCTCTAAATTGGATTATGTCACCACAAAATGGGTCTGGGTAAAGGAGCACTACATACAGTTAGCTAACAGAGATAACGGACACAGGATAATGAGAGAGATACATGTATCCCTTGAGGGACAGGGTGGGAGAGTTATTTTGTGGGTAGAAAAGATAGGCTTTCTGTAAACATTCCTTTTTGCTAAAGCACTGTTTCAGGAGTAAAGGCCAAGCttcctgtgttttttttttttccaggacaaaatatttttagaatGTCCAACAATATTATTCAGTCTCATTCAGTGTTAGCAAGACAGCTGGGTAAATTGACATTGTGTCTGGACACTGAGTTGTAAGTTATTGCAGGCAGGGCCTCTGGCTAAGACTTGGCCTTGACTCTCTTTGAATGCTTCACAAGCTCTCCATTGTTGATGTGAAGTAGAGTAGGTCTATTCAATTATACAGTCAAAAAAAGAGCTTGACAAGAAATGGTCTTCTATTTAAAGATGTACCAAGTAAGTTTTTCCcttgtaaacaaacaaaaaaataataattaaacaccAGCTAGACCAGCAACAAACCAGCATAAACTAGCATGAAAATTCTAAGCTGGTGTTTTAGGCAGGAATGTCAAGACCAGGTAAATCTCACCTCTGAATGTTAGCTAAGTGGATCATTGTACCTTTTGCAAATTGCACCATAGCCCATTTTTAGCATTTCAGTTTCAAGTGCTGGGAATAGTTATTTAGAACTAAACAAGGTGCATAGCAACATGAATAATGTATTTCCTGTAAAGTCTATAACCACTGAGATGCGTCACTTTCTCTCTAGAGGAAATGGCAGAGATGAGACAGATCTGGATATAAAACAGCTGTGTTCATTTCCTAGAGTCATAACAGGATATCCTGACTTTAGCATTGTAGCATGCTGCTACAGGATGCTCTGTTTTACTGAATTGTTTCTAAGATACACAACTTCCTTCAGTGATCATTTTCCTATCAGTCCTATCTGTATATTTTCTGAATACTTTCCTTATTCAGTGACCAccctttcctattctacttatggaaaaaatggaactggctctgcgttcgttccgtaagttgaatagggaaggcgtaggacatacagcgtaagctttttgaagaatacggaaagcggaagcacgtgcaaggcgatcaattgtgtttataaagcatatacagttgtattgttttagaaaatgaccgatcgttttgctagataagacccttattcctcgtctggtatcgtttaaagctctttgctGCActgaggccattgaagtccactataaggagaataatcctggaatgttttcatcaaaaaccttaatttcttttcgaccgaagaaagaaagacatgaacatcttggatgacatgggggtgagcaaattatcaggaaaattttatttgaaagtgcaCTAATTCTTTAAGCTACGCCAGAGCGTGTACACACCTCGCACAACGGATGCTGTGTGCAAGGCAGTTGGACaaagtggtgtattagaggtaaaaaaaaatgatatagaTACTGTTCaatttctcacacaaaccgatcgtttcgtgtcttaggacatcaatgtgtcgtcatgagccacagggtttaatttggatttgtctgtgcatgttttttgactcttatagatggtgttcccattgacatgcattatacgactgacacagcggttggagttaaaaatcatcatttgttttctactgaagaaacaaagtaacctacatcttggatgccctgggggtaagcagataaacatcaaattttcatttttgggtgaactatccctttaagagatcTTTTCCAAATGTGTCCAACAAGCTCTAAAGATCTAAATAAATGGTCCAGAGACATGCAGAGATTGCCTATGGTACAGTAAAGTTTGTCATCTCTGCACTAGAAGCACTAAATGGAATAgcataaataatgtttccaAACAGGCTTCCAAAAAACTTACACCATGTAACACTACAATCATGTTAAACACACATATTGTTTACATCTTGTGGCTATACTATTGAAACAGTgagcattttaacatttacagattGGCTGTCGTTTGAGCGTAACTTGAACTGTAAGTAGCTTCTTACCTTCTATAAAGTCTGATGGTGTGTAGACTTTACTGGCTTTCATTTTGTCTCCACCTTGATTTGGTGCATTGAGTGTGTGCAGCGCACTCTCCACCACCTCCCCCAGCTCGTCCCTGCGGTCCTTCCTCACCGGCTTCTCCTCGGGGTGACGGGTCAACCCCATTTCCAGCTGGTAAACGCGTTGTAAGGTGAAGCTCTCAAAGGGAACCACAGCGTACTCGCTTGGAAGTCGCAGGCCACTGTGTACCTCTGCCCGGCTCAGCTGGCTGCGTACGAACTCCTGCAGGTCGCTGTGACTGCGGTCGTCAGCCATGTCACCCCCCGTGCCCCTCCCAGCCGTCTTCTCCAAAGAGTCCTGCATGCCCTTAAGTTGTTCACTCCGTTCCTGGAGAGCCTCTTTAAGTTGAGCAATTTGTTTTTTCAAGCTGGCAATATGCTGCCGATGCTGTTCTTCCCGCTCTTGTAGCAGGGCCTGGAACCCTTCCCGCCCAGCAGGGCCAATGGGGGCACCTCCAACACCACCTGGCCTGCTTGGACCCCCTGCAATAGCCATCCCTCCAGCCCTGGGCAGGGGTTGCCCAGCCATGGGCTCATCAGCATGGGGGCTGCAAGTGATAACATAAAGGAGGGAAAGGCAACAGCACACCACCACTAACAGAACACCCACACGTGAGAGCCAGGCCAGCAGACCCCTGCGCAGCATCACAACTGACAACCTCAACAACAAGCCGGGTAGGAAGACGTAGTTCAATAAAGTTGTGGCATCTCTGCGTACCATCAAAAACAAGACGTAAAGATCAGCCAAAGGCTGTCCACGCCAGAATTGCTTGTTGAAGTCACCAGCGTATGTCTTTGATTAAAAAGAAGAAgaactgtttgtgttttgtgtgttgaCTAAAGTCTCATATTTCCCAGGTGCAGACCACAAAGCAAGTTTTGTTCAAAACTTTACTGTCAATTCCCATTTCACCCGCTCTTTAAACTTCAGCCTGGCTCTTCAGCCACATACTTTGTCATGGGTCAAGTTACGGCCACTTCCTCCTCTTCGGGGTACTATTAGTTCTCTGTCCAGACAAATGAACCATTGGACCAGTTCAGTAGCAACATGCGCATGTCTCCATCTGGTGAAAATTGCTCATTCTTCTCGGAGGTAGCGTGACAGACCCTTGAGAGAATGTCTGGAATGGATCCTCCATTCTACAGCACTCCCAATGACCCAAAAGAGAAAACCATTCATTGAAGGTTTAGCCATTAGACGTCAATGGCTATGGTCCATGGAAACGGGTTTGCCATCCGTTTCTTTTAACTTCATGAAACAGTCCAATGTTGTAGAAAAGACCAAAACGTTGTTTGCCAAAGAGTTTTCAGACAGTCTGTATGTCTTCCTTAATCTATTCAGAGTGTTCTGCATGTTTCATCATGTGTAGCTTCTGATCTTCTCAGATTTATCTAGGAAAAAGGTAGAGAAAAGAAGATTAAATTGATTATGTTCTGTAAAACCACATCCGTAGGTGGATGAAGGTCTCCTATATGTTAATCAGTCAGGCTTCAAAGTACATTAATACTGATAGCTTGGCATTACCATACCATTAAACAGACAAAAGAGAGATGAGGGGGATAGGGTTCAAGTTATTCTCTTATTTGCAAACACACcgtatttattttctaaattcAGGACCTGCATAGTCAACAAAACATTCTGGGATGGCTCCAGTGCTGGAGAACAGTGCTGTCACTGATGTGTGAAAATAAGAGATGTGTGTTAAAGGCAGTCTTATGGGAACACGCCTGACATCTGACATGGGGGGAAGAACAGCCGCACTGTAAGTTTGAGCAAACACACAAGAAAGGCAGAGCATTCATAGACATACACACATGCAAACCAAGCATATGCACTCAGTCACAAACACATGTGTATCTGTGATCACAGGAACACACAGGAACACTGTGTTAGGAAGTTGGGAAGCTGTGGTGGTAAAAGATACAACGTGAAAAAAAGAGCGTAAAGTGATGTAGGAATCTCTGAATATGTGTGAgttcttgtgtgtttgtgtgtgctgaCTCACCACACAATTAGCTCTTTATAGGTTAGTGGGAGGCTTGATTTAATGAAAGGATTAGTTATGTTAGTGGTGAATACTGGACTGTATCAAGGAGAGTTGGACACAGACCAGCACTGAGGAGGGGGATGTCTATTTATCTGAGGCTGGCACTCAAATATGAACTCCCTCgtttattattaaaacactccacgcatccattcattcatccatccatccatccatcaattcaCTCACTCACCTATTTATACAATAACTCATCCATTAATTCACTTACTCCTTCAATTACTCATTCACTTACTGATTCACCCAATCAGTTACTTtatgattcattcattctttcactTGTGGTTCCAGTTCCAATTCACAGAAAGCAAACATGAAAGACACTACAATCACctaggccccgtttacacctggtactAAGAtccgttttggtcgatcggatcacaagggGATGAgggtttacacctggtattttagTCCGTCTCTTTTTTCCACTTttaaccacttctgtcctgaatTCTTCGAGGGGAGagtctatgggtgggtaaatatATGGGTTTTTTTCAGATCTAATGCACATAATAAGCtcatgcaatttacatatgaaggcGTCCAGAGATGACGGAAATACATATGGTGAGCAGCAGCTTTCCTTTCTGCTACGATAGCCGTAAGACCACAGCGAACaatgttagaaatcaggaatggtgagagaacattatgcgtttttttgtcttcaaccccaacttgggtcttcagccaacaaagtttaaatcccgtctggctaccgcgcttcccataatgtttacgcattaggtcagtaggtggagagtgggcggtcttttgtggctgtttgaacacattcgaccacacgAGCATCTATGCTACAAAAGCCATCCGGTCGAATGCAtttttgactacctctggaagtggttgaaagtggacaagcttaAAACGTTTTAGACCCCGTTTATACCTGTATTTTgcgtcatccacttgtgatccgatcgacaaAATGCaccttaataccaggtgtaaacagggccttactGATTAATTCAATCACTTATTCATTCACACTTACAATGTTTAACCTGTGCACGACCACTGTCAGCATTATAGATTATAATGGGTTGTACTGGCTTTTGACACATCCTACCAGTTGTGTCTGGTGTAGGGTGTCATTCATAaactctttcatttatttactcattcactcactcactcactcacttgtATAATTACACATCTATTCAGTTGCTTACTGACTTATTTACTTGTTCACCCACTCTCTCTTTAAATCCTTTACTAATTTACACACTTATTTATTCACTTTCATTTACTCATCCACTGacttattcattcattcactcagtCATTTGCTGATTTATTCATTCAGTCACTCATTCACCTACTCATCACTTTACATCAGGATTCATTTCCTCTTTTGCAACCTATTAGATACTGTATACAACAGCAAAGGGGCAACCGTTGCTGTATAATAAGTTGATGACAATCAGCAACTGAATCTTTCTCAAGGCGGTGATATAGATGACAAATCTTTTCTTTCTCTTCGTCTCATTTAAGAGCTCACACGTGAGTGGTGCAAAAGACGCCTCACACCATGTTACGCTATTCCATCTCACTCGTACAGCAGCCAGGACGAGCACAGCATGCGTCTGCCAGCAATTCATTCTCCCCGCTGTGCCCATGCCATACAATACCAGAGCCAAGACCACGGACCAAACACACGGCTGAACAACACTGAGGAAAGTTAGGAGGGGCTTGACAACCTCAAACAAATGAGAAATGGAGACTTCAATTTTCTCTTCTGAAACagaatgttgttgttttaatagaTGTGATTTGCCATCTTCCAAACAACAGTTTGTTCTTTCGATTTTGGCCTACTCTGTGGTCCAACTTTATCATCCCTGCTGGAAAATCCAGCTGTGTTTTGGAACATGGTAACTGGTATAAGCTGGTCATGTACTGGTTGACTAGCCAACATGTTCTAAAAAGCCAGCCTGAACTCCTTTAGCTAGTATGACCAAAAGGTTGTTGGTTTGGTTGACGATCTACCAGCTCTTAGACCAACTAAACACAAGATACCTTGTTCCAAAACACAGCAACCAGCTAGCAGAAATAAATTCGACTTAAGTtttacaaacagcattacatacaaacaacattttGCAACAATTCTGTTAATGCCAGCTTGTTAATTACAACTTCCACAAAGATCTTAATCAGAGTAAAAGCTCTAGCGTGTGTACAGTTTGCGAACCAAGTGCATTTACATTAGTTCAATTACTTTCACAAGCCTTCATCTGCAGAGTCAGCTACAGTTATATTATCTGGCTGTGGTGCGCAGTCAGGAAATggtgtggggttttttttcctccttttgCAATTTTCACTTTCAGAGGCTTTTGCTGACCCTTGTCCTGACTGCAGTAAGAGCCTTACACAGAGTATCATACTTTAACACAGAGGCACTTTGCATTCTTGTGTATTAACACATACAATTACTTG
This genomic stretch from Megalobrama amblycephala isolate DHTTF-2021 linkage group LG2, ASM1881202v1, whole genome shotgun sequence harbors:
- the csgalnact1a gene encoding chondroitin sulfate N-acetylgalactosaminyltransferase 1, translating into MVRRDATTLLNYVFLPGLLLRLSVVMLRRGLLAWLSRVGVLLVVVCCCLSLLYVITCSPHADEPMAGQPLPRAGGMAIAGGPSRPGGVGGAPIGPAGREGFQALLQEREEQHRQHIASLKKQIAQLKEALQERSEQLKGMQDSLEKTAGRGTGGDMADDRSHSDLQEFVRSQLSRAEVHSGLRLPSEYAVVPFESFTLQRVYQLEMGLTRHPEEKPVRKDRRDELGEVVESALHTLNAPNQGGDKMKASKVYTPSDFIEGIARTEKDKGTLYELTFRGEQKQEFRRLVLFRPFGPLMKVKSELVETANMPINIVLPLSQRADKFKQFMHNFREVCVKQDGRVHLTVVYFGRDQMNEVKGTLENTSRELNFHNFTLIQLNEEFSRGRGLDVGARAWKGGNVLLFFCDVDIFFTADFLNTCRLNAEPGKKVFYPVLFSQYNPAVIYGSHDHIPPVEQQLIIKKDTGFWRDFGFGMTCQYRSDFINIGGFDVDIKGWGGEDVHLYRKYLHSNLLVVRAPSRGLFHLWHEKRCADELPPDQYKMCMQSKAMNEASHGQLGMLLFRHEIEAHLRKQKQRSGAKKA